AGATCCAAAACAGTTAACTGCCATTCTTGGCAACATCGCCAAAATTCATCACTGGAGTGCAACATCTGTTCGGTGCGGAGCACTAATGTTGCACCGACTAATAGAGTGGGAAAAATTTCTTCAATAGATGTATCAAAGCAGATGGACGCAAATTGTAGAATGCGTTCGCGAAGCGTACCCGTAGGGTTCTCGCCTGCATCAATTCCATACTCGTGGATAGCGGTCATGACAAAATTCATCAGCGATCGATGTTCGATCGCCACCCCCTTGGGTTTGCCTGTGGAACCAGAGGTGTAAATAATGTAGGCAAGGTTGTGCAGCTGAACGTCACTCGTCGGATTGGCTGTACTGTATTGACCAATGACTGACCAATCCGTGTCTAAACAGATTGTTTTTCCGGCATAATCTGGTAGTTGAGACCGGAATCTTTCTTGAGTCAGCAGAATGCTCAATTGCGTATCTTTGAGAATGTCAGCCAATCGCTCTTGGGGATAAGCAGGGTCAAGGGGAACATAAGCACCACCTGCTTTGAGAATGCCGAGTAAGCCAACAATCATTTCAAGAGAACGGTCAACGCAGATGCCAACTAGGGTTTCTGGTTTGACTCCTAAACTTTGCAAATAGTGTGCCAGTTGATTGGCGCGATCGCTCAATTCACGGTATGTTAATTGTTGACTTGACTGCTCTACGGCTACAGCATCAGGCGATTGCTCCACTTGTTCTGCAAATAACTGATGGATACACTCATCTTGTGGATATTCCCTTTGATTTTGATTCCATTTCACCAACAACTGTTGTTCAAACTGAGTTAACAGAGGTAGTTTCCCAATCTGCTGCTCTGGGTTAGCAAGAATTTCTTCTAGTAACTTTTGATACTGCTCTAGCATTCGTTGAATTGTCGCAGCATCGAAGAGGTCGCTGTTATACTCTAAAACTAGGGTGATGCCCTTGGCTCCTGTTTTAGAACCGTTCTGCACGCTTTGTTCATAGCGCGGTATGACCAGGAAATCCAGATCGAACTTTGAGGATTTGTTGCCGATTGGTTCGTGCAGGCTGATGTTTAAACCTGGGAAGCTCAAGTTTGGCATGGGAGAATCATGGAAGCTAAACATCACTTGAAACAAGGGATTGTGACTCAAGTTGCGTATTGGTTTGAGAACCTCCACCACTTTATCGAAGGGTAAGTCCTCGTTAGCATAAGCTTCCAGAGTACAGGAGCGTACTCGAGCGAGTAACTCCCGAAATGTGGGATTACCTGACAAATTGTTGCGTAAAACCAAGTTATTGACCATCATGCCAATTAACCCCTCGACCTCGCGCATCCGCCGATTGGCAACAGCTGTGCCGACGCTAATGTCGTCTTGCCCGGTGTATCGGTGCAACATGACCAAAAAAGCTGCCAGCATCGTCATGAATAAGGTAACACCCTCTCGACGACTGAGAACTCTGAGCGATTCACACAAGTCGATAGGAAGTTCCATCCTGATTTGATCGCCTTGGTAAGTTTGCTCTGTTGGTCGCGGGCGGTCTAATGGTAATTCCAACAGGGGTGAACTACCTGATAATTTTTGTTGCCAGTAAGTCAATTGAGCTTGGGCTTCCTGACTTTTGACCCACTGTCGTTGCCAATAAGCAAAGTCCGCAAACTGCAAGAGTGGTTCGGGAAGCGGGGAAGGATGACCCAAAGAGAATGCTTGATAAAGTTGTATTAACTCACCTAGAAAGACGTTGAATGACCAACCATCATGAACCATGTGATGTTCGATGTGGAGCAACAGGTGTTCGCGTTCGCGAAGCGGCTGCTTTGCAGCATCGCCCTTGGCGCAAGCCGTACCCGGCTTATCGCTTAACTTGAACAACACCCACCTAACTAATGGTAGTTGATTTAAGTCAAAAGGCTTTTGCACTTCTGTCTCAACTAGCTTTTGAGCCTGGGTCTCACGCTCGTTTTCTGGGAATGACTGGAGGTCGATCGCGATAAAATCGATTGGTTGGTGTGGATGAATGACCTGAAATAGCCGCCCATTTATTGCTGGATAAGTCGTGTGCAAGATTTCATGACGCAGCACAATTTCGTTGAGACACTGTTGTAGTACTGCTACATCTAGCTGACCGTGAAATCTCAGAGTTGCCTGGAATTGGTAGGCGTTACTTTCTGGAGCCAATTGCTGGATGAAGTACACTCGCTCTTGGGCAAAGGAGACAGGCAAGAATCCTTCATGAGAAATTCTTTCTATAGCAAGACGTTGCCAGTGTTGCTCTGGATAAGCTTGTGCGATGAGTTGACCTAAAGCCCCTATGGTGGGGTTTTCAAATATCTGGTGAAAGGATAACTCGACAGTGAATACTTCGCGCACGCGAGAAAGCATCTGAGTTGCAATTAGGGAATGACCCCCCAGATAGAAAAAATTATCGTTGACTCCAATCTGTTCGAGTCTGAGTAACTCAGCCCAGATGAGGGCTAACTTCTCTTCAATTGGATTGCTCGGCGCGATGAAGCTTTCTTCGAGATCGGGACGCGAGCGATCGGGGACTGGAAGGTTTTTACGATCCACCTTACCATTAGGGGTTAGAGGTAAGGAGTCGAGAATCACAAAAACTGCTGGTACCATGTAAAGAGGCAGCTTTTCTTCAAGGAAGCGTTTTAGGATAGTAGCGTTTGCTTCCGATTTTTGGTTCAAGACAGTATAGGCAACAAGGCGCTTATCACCGGGAATATCTTCACGGGCGATGACCGCTGCTTGACTGACATCTGGGTGTTGACTCAAAAGCGCTTCAATTTCTCCTAATTCAATGCGGAAGCCGCGAATCTTCACCTGATTATCAACTCGACCAATGAAGATAATAGTGCCATCCGGTAAGAAGCGAGCTAAATCACCTGTTTTGTAAAGGCGTTCAGAACAGGATTGGTCTTCCTTGACTCCCCTGCTCCCCTGCTCAAGAGCTCCCCTGCTTCTTCTAAAGGGATTGGAAATGAATTTTTCCTCAGTTAGGTCTGGGCGGTTTAAGTAACCTCGTGCCAAGCCATCGCCGCCAATATATAATTCCCCAGGAGTCCCAATGGGGACTGGTTGAAGTTTGGAATCCAGTATATATATTTGTGTATTAGAAATTGGGCGACCAATCGGCAAATTTGTTGCCCCTTCCGCAACGTCTTGCACCAAGTACCAACAAGAGAATGTTGTACTCTCAGTCGGACCATAAGCATTGAGCAATCGCTGTGGCGGTCTATTCCTCAAAACTGCTTTGACCGACTTAGGATCTAAAGCGTCACCACCAATGAGCAAGTGTCGCAGATCTTTAAATGCCTGGGGGACAATGCTTGCTAACTGATTAAATAAGGCTGGCGTCAAGAATAATACACTGATGCTTTGTTCGCGGATGTATGCTGCGAAATGCTGGGGCGAAAGCACAACATTTTGGGGAACAATGACCAGCTTAGCACCGTGCAGGAGAGCACCCCAGATCTCAAAAGTAGCTGCGTCAAAGGAAGCATTTGAGGCTTGGGCAATACGATCGCTCTTGTCTAACTGCACGTAGTTCGTGTTGCATACTAGCCGATTGACAGCCCGATGCGGTACAGCGACTCCCTTTGGTGTTCCTGTAGAACCAGATGTATAGATAACATAAGCTAGGTTTTCCGCCGTTACATCGGTATTGGGGTTCTCTTGGCTTTGGCGATCGATTAATTCCCAATCGGTATCCAGACAAACTGTCTTCACCCCGCTTTCTCTAAACCCTGCAACAAACTTTTCCTGCGTCAACAGCACCTGCACTTGCGAATCTGATACCATAAAGTTCAGACGTTCTTGAGGATACGTTGGATCTAGCGGCACGTAAGCTCCACCCGCCTTGAGAATGGCCAAGTTACCCACTACCATTTCCCAAGAGCGCTCAACGCAAATTCCTACCAGAACTTCAGTCCCTACACCTAAAGATTGCAGATGGTGCGCTACTTTGTTAGCTCGGTGATTCAACTCTTGATAGGTAAATTTCTCCTCATTAAAGACGACAGCAATATTGTGTGGAGTTTTTTCCACTTGTGCTTCAAATAACTGATGTATACACAAATGCTTGGGATAATCTACCCTTGTATCATTCCATTCCACCAATATTTTATGTTTCTCCTGCTCACTTAAAACAGAAAAACCATCAACAGAATGAGCAGAAACAATCACAATTTCTTGCATAAAAGATACTTTAAAAGTTGAGTAAATTGAAAAATATAGTCCAATTATTACTACTTCTCTATGCTTCAGCCAGTTGTTTAACTAGAGCAACCCTAAATCATTTGTAAAATTCTCTCTTTTTTCTTTTCTTTGCGCTTTTTGCGACGCCCGGAGCTTCAACTGCTGGTAACCAGAGCAACGAACTGGCTAGTCTTAGCGGTTCATTAATTTTTACAATTTAAATATGAATGATACATACTTCATAAATTCCTTCAGACTTACATTTTATTCATGTACAAAAAGGATACAAAAAAATATTTTCTGTCTGAAGAAATCTCCATCCATTTTTTCATATCCATCAGATTGATAAGTTATGAAGAATGGTGAGCGTCCTCGCCCACCAATTTCTTTCATCCTTTAGCTTTCATACTCAGCCTTTTTGTACCAGTACTATTCGCTCTCAAAAGACACCAAATTGAACAGTGAAATTATTCATCAACAATTTCAACTGTCCTTGGTGCGTCAGGTACTTCATAAGTATTTTCTGGTGGGCTAAGGTGATGTTTTAGTTTGAGTTTTAGCTCATCTGTAATAGGTAGATCTTTAATTTCTTTAAGGAGAACTCTCAAGGATTCGGTTTTGCTGCGTTCTGAATAGATTGCCTTCAGAAGGGCTTCAAGTCCAAATCCCGCTACAGCATCCCCTACAACTGATATCAGACCAAGTATGGCTATACCACCTACGATGCCAAACGGTCCTCCCCAGGCTGTGAGGGCGGCAGCAACAGCCGCAGAACTACCTCCTGATGCGGCTGTTAAAACTACAAGAATTATGCCAGGAAGACCTAGACCGGCAAGTTTTTTAGCGATTTCGTCCATTGGAATTACCTAAAATCCTTACGTTTTGGTTAAAAAATGACTAACGGTAAGAGACTAGAACTGTTGTCAAGAAAGAACTCTGTTTCAAAATTTAGACTACGCTAAATAAGAGCCATCCACACTTAGATAAGGTTAAAATTTTACAAATTTTTCTATTTACCCCGATCTAAGAACTGAGTCACTTAATCAAGATTGTGACTGATTTTTCCTTTGACATTTGGCAAACTGAACCATCTGTTTGTTCTATCACTATATGCTTCATACAGCAGCCCTGTACCCAATCGACGAACTGCCGATTTATTTTTGCGCTAGCGATCGCATGGCAGCGCCGCCGTACCCGGCTTATCGCGTTCAGCTTAACAAAATATTACATAACTCATCAATTTGTTGACTTTGTGCTGCAATCAGTTGGTGGGCTGAGGCTTGTAGCTGGCGAATGTTTTCCAACTTGACATTATCTACGAGTTCCAAATCTCCTGTAAGGAATGTTTGAAACCGATAATAAGAACCGTTGAGTTCTTTTTGACTCGCCTCAAACCAGCGTTCTAATTCTCCGGCTACCACTTCACTACCACCATCAAAGACAATATTTAAAAGCGGTTGTCCCCATTGCAACTGCCCCCAATGTTTGACTTCGTTATAGGTATAGACACTTGTCAGAGAACCCGTTCCCAAGGAAACTATCAAGAGATCGTCTAAATTCACTGGCTGCGTGTTTTGTCTGCTTATTCTCGCCTCCATAATTGCTAAATAGGTGGGATTATTAGCAATCAATCCACCATCCACTAAAGTATAGAAGCCGTTGGCATTATGGGAACTTGCAACGCGATAGGGAGGAAAATAAGTTGGAATCGCAGTTGTTGCCATGGCTGCATCTTTAAGTGTAAAGCCGACAGATAACTTGCGAAACCTTTTCGATTCTATCTGTTGTTTTTCAACTTTATTTGTAAACAAGATGGGAATTCGCTGCTCAATATCGTAGCTAGTTACGAACACTTCTTTGAGATTCCCCTCTAGAGGCGCATCTCCAAAATATTCCCGGAAGATTTCCTCTCTGCTATCCGCCGCGTATTTTGGCTGGATAAATACATCTTCTATCGGTCCAAGTATTTTTTCCCATGCTGGCTCGTAAAACATTTCTGGTCCATACTCAACAAAGAGTTTTACCAGATCCTCTGCGGTATATTGAGCGATAGGCGTGGTATCGAATGGCTCCAAATTTAATCGGGGTTTAGTCAGTCCGAGCGCTAGAACTCCTCCAGTAGAAGTACCTGCAATTAAATCGAACAAACTGAATATCTGCTTTTGTGTCCGCTTTTCAATTTCTGCTAGTATCAAGGCTGGGATAATGCCCCGAATACCGCCTCCATCGATGGTTAGTATTTTATATTTAGCATTGGCTGGTGTATTCATAGCTGCTTGCGATTGCTCCTGAGTGAATGTTTGCGATCGCTCCTGCTGTGGGATATTTTCTGAGACTTCGCTTTGACTCGTTTGGTCTATTTTGATTTCCCCTGCTTGTGGTTGGGAGGTTAGAGATGTTTGGTCGCGAGCGAGTTTTTTCCTTGTCTCTTTTTTTACTTTTGGTTGACCTTCATTCCTGGCTGCTGCTGGAGCTAAAGCCGTCGTCTCTTGAGTCGGGGAATCTTCCTCTTGCACCACAGTTTCTGTTAAAGGAAGGTTTTCCTCTAAACGATTTGCTGTCTCATCTTGTCTTTCGCCCTCATTGGAGGATTGTGCGGTCATATATGGAAGTTCTGCTAAATCCCAAGTGGGATTGCCATGCAACGTTCCACCATAGCCATTTCCAGTTTGGTCTCGGACAATTGCTCCTTCTCCTTCGTTTAATGTCCAGTAAGCTACTAATCCAAGTTCATTCCCAACTAGAGGCTGATACCGTTGTGTTTGGATTTGCGTTTGGTCACAGGGGTAATTCCAGACACTTATGTTAGCTATTTGACCTGTATAATATATGTTATTATGTAAAGTCGCGCCCAAAGTTACAGAACTCGTTGCTTTGTTTAACGAGGCACCTCTCAACGAGCCTGCATACTCATGCTCATCAAGATATATGGTCAGTTGCCCCTGATAAAAGACAATCGCAAAGAAGTGCCATTGTCCGAGCGTCAGTTCTCCATTGCCAAAGGTTCTGAGACCGTTGTCTAGCTTCTCATCAATATAAACATCGAGATTTCCTGACTCACTAATGCCAAACTCAAAATTATCACTGTACCTATCTGAAGAACGGGCAAAAAAAACATTGCGCGTCCCATAAGTACTCGCTTTACTTGTGAGTTGATGCGGATTCAACCATCCTGAAATTGTAAAGGCAGAACTCCCTTCTGCAAAAACACCACCAATATCATTTTTGCCAAAATCTATGTAATCATCCTGCCCATCAAATGTCAAAACTGATTGCGTGTATACCTTGTTTGTCACAACATTTTCATCTCCCAATCGTACTTGGACTTACGCACTGGTATAAAACTGAACTTTTAGGTTGAAACTGGTTGACTATGACTAAAGTAGATTTTAACCCAAGCTTGCTAATAATCAGCTTCAAGTTATCAAGTTTACCAAGAAAATGCAATAGCAGACAACACAAATAAATGACATTTTGCAATGGGTGCAAGATGTGAGATTGGGGTCGCAGACAGTTAAGAAAGTTAAGACAGTTAAGCACATATTTATTAAAGGGGAAAACACATTATTGTAACTGTGTCCAAACTCCTTGACAGCGTTCCATCACTAGCGCCTGAAAAATTGATTGAGTTGATGGATGAATATTTATTTTATACAGAGAAAAAATTCCTGTAGGACTTTTAAGGTTTAACTCTCTTCGGGTAAGACATAATGCTTGTGCTCGATGGAGTTCCACAGCTTGCAGTAAACCTGGATAAGTCAAATTACGTAAAGCTAATTGACCTTTTTTAGTAACATATATGGCATCATTTTGAAAAAGATGTTCTAAGCTTATAAGCCCAGCATACACATCCACATCTTTTTCTATGCCTCCTAAACGGTGAGCATCTAAGCCAAAGCGAATGCAGAAATTGACAGCTACCAACTTCCCAGCTTCTTCAGCAGGTAAAGTGCAAGCTGCAAACTCAAAGCCCAAGCTATCAGATCGCCATTCTTCTACACCACTATGGGTATAGTTTTGGAGAAGGTTTTGCTTTACCTTGAAGTCAAATCCCAAACCACTCGCGTGTCCTGCTTCATGAACTTGAGTATCTATGTGGCGATAGCGTTCACCATTAATTTCGTCTTCTAAAGGACCTAAGAGTAAATTAGCTGTTTCATATTCAAATACTTTTTGGATGCATTCGCGGCTCGATCCTAAAAAACGCCGTCGCTGTTCCCTTGCATTGTTTAATGCTGGACCACAAACAATGTTAGGAAAAGACCATCCATTCGGGACGATGAAGGCTTCACCACTTTCACCACTAGTATTACCGCAACTAGCAATCTCGGTAAAGGACAGGTTTCTTGGAATTGGTTGACTTAAGGTTCCAAATTTTTCGCGAATCAGATTTTCTAATTGTTCAATAGATGGCTGAGAGTTTGAGTGTATTTGCCCGTAAATTGAGCTTAAAGTCACTTTGTGTTGGCATTGTCGATTTATTTGGTAAGGGGCGATAATCAGAAAATAGCCGTTTTTACCGATAAAATCCATATTGACAAAGCCTTCAGATAAGATACTCCAGTCATTATTTTCTAGAGCATCTGCTGTGTTGAGTAGCCAATCTGGAGGCAGTTCACAAGAGTTGTTTGCCTGTTGACGCAGTTTTTTGACAGCAATGGCAATTTCATCTTGCTCGATATATTGGACTACTTGTTTGGTTAATTCTTGTTCATCTACAAAGATCTTTGTCATTTGTGATACCTAAGATTGTATAGAAAACAAGCTATCAATTTGCATCTTCTTGTAAACGCACTCAAACATAGCGTTCTTACCTAGTCCATCCCTATTTTGTAAAAATATTAAGCGATTAGAAATCGCTGCTACAAAAAAACTTGCCCGCCTGCGCGGACT
This genomic interval from Scytonema hofmannii PCC 7110 contains the following:
- a CDS encoding patatin-like phospholipase family protein — translated: MTNKVYTQSVLTFDGQDDYIDFGKNDIGGVFAEGSSAFTISGWLNPHQLTSKASTYGTRNVFFARSSDRYSDNFEFGISESGNLDVYIDEKLDNGLRTFGNGELTLGQWHFFAIVFYQGQLTIYLDEHEYAGSLRGASLNKATSSVTLGATLHNNIYYTGQIANISVWNYPCDQTQIQTQRYQPLVGNELGLVAYWTLNEGEGAIVRDQTGNGYGGTLHGNPTWDLAELPYMTAQSSNEGERQDETANRLEENLPLTETVVQEEDSPTQETTALAPAAARNEGQPKVKKETRKKLARDQTSLTSQPQAGEIKIDQTSQSEVSENIPQQERSQTFTQEQSQAAMNTPANAKYKILTIDGGGIRGIIPALILAEIEKRTQKQIFSLFDLIAGTSTGGVLALGLTKPRLNLEPFDTTPIAQYTAEDLVKLFVEYGPEMFYEPAWEKILGPIEDVFIQPKYAADSREEIFREYFGDAPLEGNLKEVFVTSYDIEQRIPILFTNKVEKQQIESKRFRKLSVGFTLKDAAMATTAIPTYFPPYRVASSHNANGFYTLVDGGLIANNPTYLAIMEARISRQNTQPVNLDDLLIVSLGTGSLTSVYTYNEVKHWGQLQWGQPLLNIVFDGGSEVVAGELERWFEASQKELNGSYYRFQTFLTGDLELVDNVKLENIRQLQASAHQLIAAQSQQIDELCNILLS
- a CDS encoding DUF6014 family protein, with the translated sequence MTKIFVDEQELTKQVVQYIEQDEIAIAVKKLRQQANNSCELPPDWLLNTADALENNDWSILSEGFVNMDFIGKNGYFLIIAPYQINRQCQHKVTLSSIYGQIHSNSQPSIEQLENLIREKFGTLSQPIPRNLSFTEIASCGNTSGESGEAFIVPNGWSFPNIVCGPALNNAREQRRRFLGSSRECIQKVFEYETANLLLGPLEDEINGERYRHIDTQVHEAGHASGLGFDFKVKQNLLQNYTHSGVEEWRSDSLGFEFAACTLPAEEAGKLVAVNFCIRFGLDAHRLGGIEKDVDVYAGLISLEHLFQNDAIYVTKKGQLALRNLTYPGLLQAVELHRAQALCLTRRELNLKSPTGIFSLYKINIHPSTQSIFQALVMERCQGVWTQLQ
- a CDS encoding non-ribosomal peptide synthetase, which encodes MQEIVIVSAHSVDGFSVLSEQEKHKILVEWNDTRVDYPKHLCIHQLFEAQVEKTPHNIAVVFNEEKFTYQELNHRANKVAHHLQSLGVGTEVLVGICVERSWEMVVGNLAILKAGGAYVPLDPTYPQERLNFMVSDSQVQVLLTQEKFVAGFRESGVKTVCLDTDWELIDRQSQENPNTDVTAENLAYVIYTSGSTGTPKGVAVPHRAVNRLVCNTNYVQLDKSDRIAQASNASFDAATFEIWGALLHGAKLVIVPQNVVLSPQHFAAYIREQSISVLFLTPALFNQLASIVPQAFKDLRHLLIGGDALDPKSVKAVLRNRPPQRLLNAYGPTESTTFSCWYLVQDVAEGATNLPIGRPISNTQIYILDSKLQPVPIGTPGELYIGGDGLARGYLNRPDLTEEKFISNPFRRSRGALEQGSRGVKEDQSCSERLYKTGDLARFLPDGTIIFIGRVDNQVKIRGFRIELGEIEALLSQHPDVSQAAVIAREDIPGDKRLVAYTVLNQKSEANATILKRFLEEKLPLYMVPAVFVILDSLPLTPNGKVDRKNLPVPDRSRPDLEESFIAPSNPIEEKLALIWAELLRLEQIGVNDNFFYLGGHSLIATQMLSRVREVFTVELSFHQIFENPTIGALGQLIAQAYPEQHWQRLAIERISHEGFLPVSFAQERVYFIQQLAPESNAYQFQATLRFHGQLDVAVLQQCLNEIVLRHEILHTTYPAINGRLFQVIHPHQPIDFIAIDLQSFPENERETQAQKLVETEVQKPFDLNQLPLVRWVLFKLSDKPGTACAKGDAAKQPLREREHLLLHIEHHMVHDGWSFNVFLGELIQLYQAFSLGHPSPLPEPLLQFADFAYWQRQWVKSQEAQAQLTYWQQKLSGSSPLLELPLDRPRPTEQTYQGDQIRMELPIDLCESLRVLSRREGVTLFMTMLAAFLVMLHRYTGQDDISVGTAVANRRMREVEGLIGMMVNNLVLRNNLSGNPTFRELLARVRSCTLEAYANEDLPFDKVVEVLKPIRNLSHNPLFQVMFSFHDSPMPNLSFPGLNISLHEPIGNKSSKFDLDFLVIPRYEQSVQNGSKTGAKGITLVLEYNSDLFDAATIQRMLEQYQKLLEEILANPEQQIGKLPLLTQFEQQLLVKWNQNQREYPQDECIHQLFAEQVEQSPDAVAVEQSSQQLTYRELSDRANQLAHYLQSLGVKPETLVGICVDRSLEMIVGLLGILKAGGAYVPLDPAYPQERLADILKDTQLSILLTQERFRSQLPDYAGKTICLDTDWSVIGQYSTANPTSDVQLHNLAYIIYTSGSTGKPKGVAIEHRSLMNFVMTAIHEYGIDAGENPTGTLRERILQFASICFDTSIEEIFPTLLVGATLVLRTEQMLHSSDEFWRCCQEWQLTVLDLPTAYWHQLVAELKSQDSRIPASLRIAIVGGEEVQPSKVKHWHSSVAHLPHPPQLFNSYGPTEATVITTLHRLNSSTATSVSIGRPISNAWVYVLDRYLQPVPIGVPGELHIGGASLARGYWQRPELTAEKFIQNPFYNPKSTIQNPKLYKTGDLARFRADGTLEYLGRVDTQVKVRGFRIELGEIETVLHQHPQVFQAVVIAREDIPGQKRLVAYIVPHQSQPTTDELRHFLKQKLPNYMVPSAFVLLEALPLTPNQKVDYRALPTPDFSRSIEDKFVTHRTLVEEKLAAIWSEILRIEKIGIHDNFFELGGDSILSIQIISRANQAGIQIAPKQLFKYQTIAELAAVAGLVRSVKAEQGLVTGQIALTPIQQWFFEQELSEPNYFNQSVLLEVPPELTREQLQQIMQQLLLHHDALRLRFVWEGENCHSYTNVGFRSSTQPTRFVWEGENWQQINTTAQETVPLSVFDLSHLSPDAQQTAMNGANTELQASLNLSTGAIAQVALFQLGNDRLGRLLLIIHHLAVDGISWRILLEDLATAFQQVRCGEAIKLPLKTTSFQYWSDRLTEYGQSEKILTELDYWVSQSNFKVTALPVDYPSTTEDNTIASTATVSLSLSEEQTRALLQDVPSAYNTQINDVLLTALVQSFAQWTGEQFLLLDLEGHGREDLFEDVDLSRTVGWFTTLFPVCLQLEAVDHPGETLKSVKEQLRRIPNRGIGYGVLRYLNNNPEIRKKLQALPQVQVSFNYLGQFDRVLSATEVLGSVKEFKAEQSLLNRRSHLLGVSGFIRAGKLEMTWAYSVKVHKRATIECLAFGFMEALKTLIAHCQSPDAIGHTPSDFSAARLSQKQLDKFLAKINKISDQ